The following are from one region of the Salvia splendens isolate huo1 chromosome 2, SspV2, whole genome shotgun sequence genome:
- the LOC121792627 gene encoding ethylene receptor 1-like, which yields MEYCNCFESPWPADELLMKYQYISDFFIALAYFSIPLELIYFVKKSAVFPYRWVLVQFGAFIVLCGATHLINLWTFTMHTRTVAVVMTTAKGLTAAVSCATALMLVHIIPDLLSVKTRELFLKNKAAELDREMGLIRTQEETGRHVRMLTHEIRSTLDRHTILKTTLVELGRTLALEECALWMPSRTGLELNLSYTLHHQMPVGLSVPIQLPVINQVFNTSRAVIISPSSPVARLRSSGNNMPGEVVAVRVPLLHLSNFQIQDWPELSTKSYALMVLTLPSESARQWHVHELELVEVVADQVAVALSHAAILEESMKARDLLLKQNLALDLARREAETAVHARNDFLAVMNHEMRTPIHAIIALSSLLQETELSPDQRLMVETILKSSNLLATLINDVLDLSRLEDGSLQLEIGTFSLHSLFREVLNLIKPIAAVKKLYVTLILSPDLIEHAVGDEKRLMQVLLNVVGNAIKFTKEGGVTVSAFVAKSDSLRDPRAPNFFPAHSDNHFYLRVEVKDTGSGINPQEIPKLFMKFVQSQPLATKNSGGSGLGLAICKRFVNLMEGHIWIESDGPGRGSTVIFIVKLGIPARLNESKLPFLHKAPGNQIELNFSGLKVVVMDDNSVGRMVTKGLLVHLGCDVLAVSSGEECVRAVSYEHKVVFLDVSMAAVDSFEVAVRMREKFSKRSDRPFIVALTGNTDRMIKENCRKVGMDGVILKPVSVDKMRRVLSDLLEHGYLVDSQ from the exons ATGGAGTATTGTAACTGCTTTGAGTCACCATGGCCAGCTGATGAATTGTTGATGAAGTATCAGTATATATCAGATTTCTTCATAGCCTTGGCATATTTCTCAATCCCTTTGGAGTTAATATATTTTGTCAAGAAATCTGCTGTATTTCCTTATCGATGGGTTCTCGTGCAGTTtggtgcttttattgttctctGTGGAGCAACACACCTGATAAATTTGTGGACATTTACTATGCATACAAGGACTGTAGCAGTTGTAATGACTACAGCCAAAGGTTTGACAGCTGCTGTGTCTTGTGCAACAGCACTTATGCTAGTACATATCATCCCTGATCTATTAAGTGTAAAAACAAGGGAGCTATTTTTGAAAAACAAGGCTGCAGAACTAGACAGAGAAATGGGCCTGATCCGTACACAGGAAGAAACTGGTAGGCATGTTAGGATGCTAACTCATGAAATCAGAAGCACCCTTGATAGGCATACCATACTGAAGACTACTCTTGTGGAGCTTGGAAGAACATTGGCTTTGGAAGAGTGTGCTTTATGGATGCCGTCACGGACAGGGCTAGAGCTCAATCTTTCCTATACTCTCCACCACCAAATGCCGGTTGGTCTGTCTGTACCAATACAACTACCTGTAATCAATCAAGTATTCAATACTAGTCGTGCTGTAATAATCTCTCCGAGCTCCCCTGTTGCTCGGCTTCGATCTTCTGGAAATAACATGCCAGGAGAGGTGGTTGCTGTGCGCGTTCCACTCCTGCATCTGTCCAATTTTCAGATCCAAGATTGGCCTGAATTGTCAACTAAAAGCTATGCTTTGATGGTTTTAACACTCCCTTCGGAAAGTGCTAGACAGTGGCATGTACACGAGTTGGAGCTTGTTGAGGTGGTCGCAGATCAG GTTGCTGTTGCTCTCTCCCATGCTGCAATTCTAGAAGAATCAATGAAGGCAAGGGATCTTCTTTTGAAACAGAATCTTGCCCTAGATCTGGCAAGAAGAGAAGCAGAGACAGCTGTGCATGCTCGTAATGATTTCTTGGCCGTCATGAATCATGAAATGAGAACTCCTATTCATGCAATAATTGCTTTGTCTTCCTTATTACAAGAAACTGAGCTGTCGCCTGATCAACGTCTAATGGTTGAGACAATCTTGAAAAGTAGTAACCTGTTGGCTACCCTTATTAATGATGTATTGGATCTTTCGAGGCTTGAAGATGGTAGCCTTCAACTTGAAATAGGAACTTTCAGCCTTCATTCACTTTTTAGGGAG GTACTTAATTTGATTAAACCTATCGCAGCTGTGAAGAAGTTATATGTTACCTTGATTTTGTCCCCTGATTTAATTGAACATGCTGTTGGTGATGAAAAAAGACTGATGCAAGTTCTACTGAATGTTGTTGGGAATGCTATTAAGTTTACAAAAGAGGGAGGTGTCACGGTATCAGCTTTTGTTGCAAAGTCCGACTCTCTAAGAGATCCCCGAGCCCCCAACTTTTTTCCTGCACATAGTGATAACCATTTCTATTTGCGCGTAGAG GTAAAAGATACTGGTTCAGGAATTAACCCACAAGAGATTCCTAAGCTATTCATGAAATTTGTGCAGAGCCAACCACTTGCTACCAAAAATTCTGGTGGTAGTGGCCTTGGCCTAGCAATTTGTAAGAG GTTTGTGAATCTCATGGAGGGGCACATTTGGATTGAGAGTGACGGTCCTGGCAGGGGTTCTACTGTGATCTTCATTGTTAAACTTGGAATTCCCGCTCGCTTAAATGAATCCAAGCTTCCATTTTTGCACAAAGCCCCTGGAAATCAAATAGAGTTGAACTTTTCTGGGCTTAAAGTTGTTGTGATGGATGATAACAG TGTCGGTCGAATGGTAACTAAGGGCCTCCTTGTGCACCTAGGATGTGATGTATTGGCTGTTTCATCCGGAGAGGAGTGTGTTAGAGCTGTAAGTTATGAGCACAAGGTAGTTTTCCTGGACGTGAGCATGGCAGCTGTTGATAGTTTTGaagttgctgtacggatgcGGGAGAAGTTTTCAAAACGTTCAGATAGACCTTTTATCGTTGCACTTACTGGAAACACTGACAGAATGATAAAAGAGAACTGTCGGAAGGTTGGTATGGATGGGGTCATACTGAAGCCCGTGTCGGTAGATAAAATGAGAAGGGTCCTGTCTGATCTCTTAGAACATGGATATCTTGTCGACTCTCAGTAG